From uncultured Pseudodesulfovibrio sp.:
TACAACGGGAAAAAACATTTTCTTCATAAAGACTCAAAGAGTCTCGGCAAAACCACTATTGAAAGCGCCAGCCATTGGAATACACGTCAAATGTATCCTTTCTGATACGACCCGCCAAAGTGATGTTATTCCGTTCAGCGTAATTGATGGCAGAACTGGTTGCGGCAGAAAATCCGCAAAGAATGGGGATATTGGCAGTCGCGGCCTTGAGGGTCAGTTCAAGTGCCAGCCGTGATGACAACATGGCAATATTCACGCGGTCAAGAGTCCCTTCCAGAAGTGCTCGTCCAATAGCCTTGTCAAAAGCATTGTGCCGCCCCACATCTTCACCAAAAGCAATCAACTCGCCATCAAAAGAAAACAATGCCGCGGCATGAGTTGAACGTGTGTTCTTGTACAAATTCTGTCGTCGCTCAAAGGTCTGCTTCAACTGAAAAAGTCTTTCTGGCGCGATATGCGCAGGCCTTGGCGAAGGAAATATACGATGAATTCCATCCAATGTTTTAAGCGTCACCTCCGCACGGGAGGAAGACCTATAGTGGAAAGAACAATCCAGCACATCCGCGCTCTCTCGAATCATGGAACACGTAAAAAGATGCCCCACGATCAACGACAAGTCATCGCCGGGGGTCCTTGTCAGCAGACCGAACTCCCGACCATTCACGACGACACTGATATCCGACTCCACGGCGACAAGCCCCTCCTTGAAGGAGAGCTTGCCACCGGCAAATTGCTGGAGCGTAACCGGACAGGCAAGTTGTACCGATTGGGTGGGGTCAGGGGTCTCTGGCTGCCAATCCTCAACTTCATTCTTCAATGCGTACAATTTTACATGCGGCATGTCCTGCCTCCGATCCGTTATTCAAGCGTATTCCACAGAGTCGAAGTAAGAGGACTCAATTTGTTCT
This genomic window contains:
- a CDS encoding formate dehydrogenase accessory sulfurtransferase FdhD; amino-acid sequence: MPHVKLYALKNEVEDWQPETPDPTQSVQLACPVTLQQFAGGKLSFKEGLVAVESDISVVVNGREFGLLTRTPGDDLSLIVGHLFTCSMIRESADVLDCSFHYRSSSRAEVTLKTLDGIHRIFPSPRPAHIAPERLFQLKQTFERRQNLYKNTRSTHAAALFSFDGELIAFGEDVGRHNAFDKAIGRALLEGTLDRVNIAMLSSRLALELTLKAATANIPILCGFSAATSSAINYAERNNITLAGRIRKDTFDVYSNGWRFQ